Part of the Paenibacillus sp. FSL R7-0273 genome is shown below.
TAACAAAAAGTTTTGTGAATTACTGGCGTATTACGCCTCATTTCACGGTAATCAGCTTTTCAATAATAGAGTTCACACTCTCACCTTTGATGAAATTGTAACTGCCGGATTGTATTTTTGTGTTGATTTTCCGGTCAATAGCTGTCTCCAGAAATCCTGCCTGATCGCTAATAATCCCGGCTTTTGCAAGCAGCTGCGCTGTTTGTGTAAGCGTACTGCCGGAGGGGATGCGCACGGCAATCACGCCGGCTGCAGCAGTCTGCGGGCTGGCCGGGACAGCCGGAGCTACAGCGTTCCCGCTGCTTGAGGACGGCTGGGACGGCTGGGCGGGCGTACTAGGCTTGGCAGCCGAACTCGGCTGGACCGCAGCGTCTGGTGTAGACGTAGGCGCTGGTGTAGCTGCAGGAGCA
Proteins encoded:
- a CDS encoding endolytic transglycosylase MltG encodes the protein MMKNRSFMLGLGTGLIAGALLLQLMISGGAAPLTREELVRQAEQLNLTVTDPAAGPLATVEPDGADSAPEGQTGAAPGAATAAPAATPAPTSTPDAAVQPSSAAKPSTPAQPSQPSSSSGNAVAPAVPASPQTAAAGVIAVRIPSGSTLTQTAQLLAKAGIISDQAGFLETAIDRKINTKIQSGSYNFIKGESVNSIIEKLITVK